In Verrucomicrobiia bacterium, the following are encoded in one genomic region:
- a CDS encoding response regulator transcription factor yields the protein MAKTGNHTATRQHGNTAIKMLLTSDCTLPCLRSSFFAVDALHKQAVRLASRPLRVIAASADQSTRLAIEQVVKGQTPSGSFEIYPSPSEVLRQPKSPPPTLVLVDFSRGGASMARFVGKVRCLFQDIPVIALVPTGEESSILPLLMAGAMGCLVKPVGTADLAMAVAQVTHGRLVLCKESERVLVGWLHRMGRWGDQLGLTPREREVMAFLAEGLNHKEVGKRMGISAETVHAHLVKIFKKLGAHDATQAIRSFLH from the coding sequence ATGGCGAAGACTGGCAATCACACGGCAACACGGCAACACGGCAACACGGCAATTAAAATGCTCTTGACATCTGATTGTACCTTGCCATGCTTAAGAAGCTCTTTTTTTGCTGTGGATGCGCTTCATAAGCAGGCCGTTCGGCTCGCGTCAAGGCCCTTGCGAGTTATCGCCGCAAGTGCTGACCAAAGCACGCGACTTGCCATCGAGCAAGTTGTCAAGGGGCAGACGCCTTCCGGCTCGTTTGAGATCTATCCGAGTCCGTCCGAGGTGTTGCGCCAGCCAAAATCCCCTCCTCCCACCCTTGTGCTGGTTGATTTCTCCAGGGGCGGGGCTTCAATGGCCAGATTTGTCGGCAAGGTCAGATGCTTGTTTCAAGATATTCCGGTTATCGCGCTCGTCCCCACCGGAGAGGAGAGTTCGATCCTGCCGCTCCTGATGGCCGGCGCAATGGGATGTTTGGTTAAACCGGTTGGTACGGCAGATTTGGCGATGGCAGTCGCTCAGGTAACTCACGGACGACTCGTGTTATGCAAAGAATCTGAGCGGGTGCTCGTCGGATGGCTCCATCGTATGGGCCGCTGGGGTGACCAGCTTGGTCTTACCCCGCGGGAAAGGGAGGTTATGGCCTTTCTGGCCGAGGGGCTAAATCATAAGGAAGTTGGCAAACGCATGGGCATCTCCGCCGAGACCGTTCACGCGCATCTGGTCAAGATATTTAAAAAGCTCGGCGCGCATGATGCGACACAAGCAATCAGAAGCTTTTTGCACTAA
- a CDS encoding MEDS domain-containing protein, whose translation MSIIRPDLTFELSNLKPGEHLCLFYEKEPAEQLPVLVPYIHEGLARDEQVIYIADDQPVEQLSSDLEHNGIDVAAARAKDRLRLWTRAEWRQPGALDASKKARQVRALIDEAAAAGFKGIRFAVEMTWILGPSISAGELELWEAMLNELLLREFPSRMICQYNLSWLGPEILLAALHTHPVAVLGEEFCRNWFYRAPLILGSHNRASEPSSLASPIAGERISPAAELDWMTLQLRSARETEKQREELVRSRMELAEAERGRAQLARLNEALEQRVQERTASLREALRQMEEFSYSISHDLRAPLRAMQGFAKAVQEDYSERLDGRGREFLECIVRSSLRMDRLIQDILSYSRLGRLGPQLCPVALDSFARELVGQFAKLHAPHARITLDRPLLPVLGHESSLSQVLSNLLHNSVKFVASGIAPRVRLWTELRGERVRLWVEDNGIGIKPAHQGRLFRLFVRLHSQEKFEGTGLGLAIVRRSVEKMGGTVGVESDGRTGSRFWIELPAAERGPQCTTHPEPRPLHRNSPAPVQF comes from the coding sequence ATGAGCATTATAAGACCTGATTTAACCTTCGAACTTTCAAACCTGAAGCCGGGCGAGCATCTTTGCTTGTTTTACGAGAAAGAGCCTGCCGAGCAACTGCCGGTCCTGGTTCCCTACATCCACGAAGGCCTCGCCCGCGATGAACAGGTCATCTATATCGCCGATGACCAGCCTGTCGAGCAACTCTCGTCGGACCTCGAGCACAATGGCATCGACGTTGCCGCAGCGCGCGCCAAGGATCGCCTGAGACTTTGGACACGCGCGGAATGGCGCCAGCCGGGCGCTCTTGATGCTTCCAAAAAGGCCCGCCAGGTTCGTGCCCTGATTGATGAGGCAGCGGCGGCTGGGTTTAAGGGGATTCGCTTTGCGGTGGAAATGACCTGGATACTCGGCCCGTCGATTAGCGCCGGGGAACTGGAGCTCTGGGAGGCCATGCTCAACGAATTGCTTTTGCGCGAATTCCCTTCGCGCATGATTTGTCAGTACAATCTCTCATGGCTGGGGCCCGAGATTCTGCTGGCAGCCCTTCACACCCATCCGGTGGCGGTCCTGGGAGAGGAATTCTGCCGGAATTGGTTTTACCGGGCTCCATTAATCCTCGGCAGTCATAACAGGGCCTCTGAACCAAGCAGTTTGGCGAGTCCCATTGCCGGAGAACGCATCAGCCCGGCGGCTGAGTTGGATTGGATGACTCTGCAATTACGGAGCGCGCGGGAAACCGAAAAACAACGCGAAGAGCTGGTTCGTTCGCGGATGGAATTGGCCGAGGCGGAGCGGGGCCGGGCGCAACTGGCCAGGCTAAATGAGGCCCTGGAACAGCGCGTGCAGGAGCGCACGGCGTCTCTGCGTGAGGCCCTTAGGCAGATGGAGGAGTTTTCTTACAGCATCTCGCACGACCTGCGCGCCCCGTTGCGCGCGATGCAAGGTTTTGCAAAGGCCGTTCAAGAAGATTACAGCGAGCGATTGGATGGGCGGGGCAGAGAGTTCCTCGAGTGCATTGTTCGCAGCAGCCTGAGGATGGACCGGCTCATTCAGGACATTCTGAGCTACAGCCGGCTTGGCCGCCTCGGGCCACAGCTCTGTCCAGTGGCTCTGGATTCCTTCGCGCGCGAACTCGTCGGCCAATTTGCCAAATTGCACGCCCCACACGCGCGCATCACCCTCGATCGCCCATTGCTGCCCGTGCTCGGCCATGAGTCGTCCCTGAGCCAGGTGCTCTCGAACCTGCTTCACAACTCGGTTAAATTCGTCGCCAGCGGCATTGCGCCGCGCGTGCGGCTTTGGACCGAATTGCGGGGCGAGCGCGTGCGCCTATGGGTTGAGGACAATGGGATTGGGATTAAGCCAGCGCACCAGGGACGGTTATTCCGGCTATTCGTGCGACTCCACTCGCAGGAGAAGTTCGAGGGCACCGGCCTGGGGCTGGCTATCGTGCGCAGGTCAGTGGAAAAAATGGGCGGCACGGTGGGGGTTGAGTCCGATGGCCGCACAGGCAGCCGCTTCTGGATCGAATTGCCTGCGGCAGAGCGCGGGCCTCAATGCACAACCCACCCGGAACCGAGGCCGCTGCATCGCAATTCTCCGGCACCAGTTCAATTTTAA
- a CDS encoding alginate lyase family protein has translation MRSSAVFLIALFIALAACAAQPAPAFFGAAPGALLETKSRLARGDPSLALAIEKLKLDAHRALEVHPPSVMDKTSLPPSGDKHDYLSVGPYFWPDPASSNGLPYIRHDGRVNPHTRGGAFDHRSIGRMGGLVETLALAYYFTGNEAYAQCAALCLRAWFLDPATRMNPNFNYAQAVPGITEGRGTGIIEARGIAQAADAAQLLAGSPAWTAQSDAALKVWLNSFLDWLLTSKNGRAEAAARNNHGTFYDALVVRLALVLGKTKLARAVAEAAKEKRIAAPILPDGRQPRELARTASLGYCRFNTEALFELATLAQYTAVDLWHYQTPDGRSMRKALDFLLPFIGPGAKPWPYQQIRRINAADFAPLLRQAALAYGDPVFEALLHKLPGADSSRFQLLCPSVGPQN, from the coding sequence ATGCGTTCCTCTGCCGTTTTTCTTATCGCCCTTTTCATCGCGCTCGCTGCTTGCGCCGCCCAGCCCGCCCCCGCCTTTTTCGGCGCGGCGCCCGGGGCCCTCCTGGAAACCAAATCGCGGTTGGCTCGCGGCGACCCCTCCCTCGCCCTCGCCATCGAGAAACTCAAGCTGGACGCCCACCGCGCGCTCGAGGTCCACCCGCCTTCCGTGATGGATAAAACCTCGCTCCCACCCAGCGGTGACAAACACGATTACCTTAGCGTCGGCCCTTATTTTTGGCCCGACCCGGCAAGCTCGAACGGCCTGCCTTACATCCGCCACGATGGCCGGGTCAACCCGCACACCCGTGGCGGCGCCTTCGACCACCGCTCGATTGGCCGCATGGGCGGCTTGGTCGAGACCCTCGCCCTGGCTTATTACTTCACCGGGAATGAGGCCTACGCCCAGTGCGCGGCGCTCTGCCTGCGCGCATGGTTCCTCGACCCAGCCACCCGGATGAACCCCAACTTCAACTACGCCCAAGCCGTCCCCGGCATCACCGAGGGGCGCGGCACGGGCATTATCGAGGCGCGCGGCATTGCCCAGGCCGCCGACGCCGCCCAGTTGCTCGCCGGTTCCCCGGCCTGGACCGCCCAGTCCGATGCCGCCCTCAAGGTGTGGCTCAATTCGTTTCTCGATTGGCTGTTGACCAGCAAGAACGGGCGCGCCGAGGCCGCCGCGCGCAATAACCACGGCACATTTTATGACGCCCTGGTGGTCCGCCTGGCCCTGGTGCTGGGCAAAACGAAACTCGCGCGCGCAGTGGCCGAGGCGGCAAAAGAAAAGCGCATCGCCGCCCCAATTTTGCCGGATGGCCGGCAGCCCCGCGAGTTGGCCCGCACGGCGTCGCTGGGGTATTGCCGGTTCAATACCGAGGCCCTGTTCGAATTGGCCACCCTCGCCCAATATACAGCCGTGGATTTGTGGCATTACCAAACCCCGGATGGACGCTCGATGCGCAAGGCGCTCGATTTCCTGCTGCCCTTCATTGGCCCGGGCGCAAAGCCCTGGCCTTACCAGCAAATCCGCCGCATCAACGCCGCTGATTTCGCACCGCTCCTGCGCCAGGCCGCCCTCGCTTACGGCGATCCCGTCTTCGAGGCGCTCCTTCATAAGCTCCCCGGCGCCGATTCGAGCCGCTTCCAACTCCTATGCCCATCCGTTGGGCCGCAAAATTAA
- the rplU gene encoding 50S ribosomal protein L21 → MYAVLETGSKQYRVTAGDTVQIERLDIEAGQPVTFDRVLLLNNEGKLSVGAPTIANATVVADVVEHIRGEKKIAFKMKRRKGYHKTIGHRQELTLVKIKEIKSQ, encoded by the coding sequence ATGTACGCAGTCTTAGAAACAGGAAGCAAACAGTACCGTGTCACCGCGGGTGATACGGTCCAAATCGAGCGGCTCGACATCGAAGCCGGGCAGCCGGTGACTTTTGACCGGGTCCTGTTGCTCAATAACGAGGGCAAGCTCTCCGTCGGCGCTCCAACCATCGCTAATGCCACGGTCGTGGCTGATGTGGTCGAGCATATCCGGGGCGAAAAGAAAATTGCCTTTAAGATGAAACGGCGCAAAGGTTATCATAAAACCATCGGCCATCGGCAGGAACTGACGCTCGTGAAAATCAAAGAGATCAAAAGCCAATAA
- the rpmA gene encoding 50S ribosomal protein L27, with translation MAHKKGQGSVRNGRDSVSKRLGVKRYGGEAVTAGSILVRQRGTKFVAGKNVGTGRDWTLYALADGKVNFDKDGRRVNVKAETVGAAKEPAAGPAAG, from the coding sequence ATGGCACATAAGAAAGGTCAAGGCAGCGTCCGTAACGGACGCGACAGCGTCAGCAAACGGCTTGGGGTCAAGCGGTATGGAGGCGAGGCGGTCACCGCCGGCAGCATCCTGGTCCGCCAGCGCGGCACTAAATTCGTTGCCGGAAAAAATGTTGGGACCGGACGGGATTGGACGCTCTATGCGTTAGCTGATGGGAAGGTTAATTTTGATAAGGACGGGCGCCGCGTGAATGTCAAAGCGGAAACCGTGGGTGCCGCGAAGGAACCAGCGGCTGGACCGGCTGCGGGGTAA
- the obgE gene encoding GTPase ObgE: MFIDEIKVYARAGHGGKGCVAFQREKYRPKGGPSGGNGGRGGDVILEADHDLNNLIAQYYQPRLIAQEGEGGMGKGMDGHAGKDLLIKVPCGTLVWRLPGSTAPESEPDPPDSSSPASFRASSSRRGLLRTGASARAIEVDLEEQAAPSPASLSLKSKGDLAVDLTAHGQRFVLAKGGRGGLGNRNFATAARQTPRFAQPGEPGEEGDFLFELRIIADVGLVGYPNAGKSTLLTAISHARPKVAPYPFTTLHPQIGIVEFPDFHRLTVCDVPGLIEGAHRNVGLGHEFLRHIERCKLLVTLIDMAAQDGRAPWDDYKNLLNELELYDPALLEKPRLVVANKMDEPAAEANLKTFKRHIRKTPVLPIAAAFDQGIEQFKEILRERLSGDPQ; this comes from the coding sequence ATGTTTATCGATGAAATAAAAGTTTATGCCCGAGCCGGCCATGGCGGCAAAGGCTGCGTGGCCTTTCAACGGGAAAAGTACCGGCCGAAAGGCGGTCCGAGCGGTGGTAACGGCGGGCGCGGAGGAGACGTTATCCTGGAGGCCGACCACGACCTCAATAATCTGATAGCCCAATACTATCAGCCCCGCCTCATTGCGCAGGAAGGCGAGGGGGGCATGGGCAAGGGCATGGACGGCCACGCGGGCAAGGACCTGCTGATCAAAGTCCCCTGCGGCACCCTGGTTTGGCGATTGCCCGGCAGTACGGCCCCTGAATCTGAACCGGATCCACCCGATTCCTCCAGCCCAGCCTCTTTTCGCGCCAGCTCCAGCCGCCGCGGGCTATTGCGCACCGGCGCCAGCGCCCGGGCCATCGAGGTGGACCTCGAAGAACAGGCCGCTCCCTCGCCGGCTTCTCTCTCATTGAAATCAAAAGGGGACCTGGCCGTCGACCTGACCGCCCATGGCCAGCGCTTTGTTCTGGCTAAGGGCGGACGGGGCGGTTTGGGGAACCGCAATTTTGCTACCGCCGCCCGCCAGACGCCCCGATTCGCTCAGCCGGGCGAACCCGGCGAAGAAGGCGATTTCCTTTTCGAATTGCGGATTATCGCCGATGTCGGTCTGGTGGGCTACCCCAATGCGGGCAAATCCACCTTGCTGACCGCCATCTCCCACGCGCGCCCTAAAGTCGCCCCCTACCCCTTCACCACCTTGCACCCTCAAATCGGCATCGTCGAATTCCCGGACTTTCATCGCCTTACGGTATGCGATGTGCCGGGCCTTATCGAAGGCGCTCACCGCAACGTGGGCCTGGGACACGAATTCTTGCGACACATCGAACGATGCAAACTCCTCGTGACCTTGATCGATATGGCCGCCCAGGATGGCCGCGCGCCGTGGGACGACTACAAAAACTTGCTCAACGAACTCGAACTCTACGACCCCGCCCTGCTGGAAAAGCCGCGCCTGGTGGTCGCCAATAAAATGGACGAGCCCGCCGCCGAGGCGAATCTCAAAACATTCAAACGCCATATCCGCAAAACGCCGGTGCTGCCCATCGCGGCGGCCTTCGACCAGGGAATCGAGCAATTTAAAGAAATTCTTAGAGAAAGGCTTAGTGGGGATCCTCAGTAA
- a CDS encoding carbamoyltransferase HypF: MQAEFNPGDGIVRPSGLTFKGAGAREGRLRVSVRGAVQGVGFRPFIFRLATEQTLRGWVNNSAQGVLIEVEGPRAQLERFLLRIETEKPPRSFVQSLEASWLDPAGYGSFEIRQSDSVGPRTALVLPDIATCPDCAREIFDPANRRYFYPFTNCTNCGPRFSIIESLPYDRANTSMKAFRMCPQCQAEYEDPRDRRFHAQPNACPVCGPRIELWDKARKVLGRSNPAPTGVRPSSGAAHPISPNPTHATLAMAADAIRSGQILALKGLGGFHLLVAAHDESAVARLRELKQREEKPFALIFPSVEAVKTQCEVAPLEERLLRSPECPIVLLRRRGQLAMDTPPLAASIAPHNPYLGVMLPYTPLHHLLLAVLGFPIVATSGNLSDEPICTDEHDALERLGNVADLFLVHNRPIVRHVDDSIARIMAGRELVLRRARGYAPLPIQLRSGASASVLGVGAHLKNTVALSVGSQVFISQHIGDLETDLAYRAFCGVIEDFERLYGTLPTTIAADEHPDYLSTRFARELVSTGPNAAPAGALLGGQRDGLNREEPLSPALSASKEERENPRQFTVVAHVADSPVVPRYVGVQHHLAHILSCMAENDLEPPLLGVSWDGTGYGLDNTVWGGEFFVVLQPGSERFAHLRPFPLPGGEQAVKEPRRTALGLLYEAFGEAVFEMGDLAPIASFSPAELRSLKTMLKRKLNSPRTSSAGRLFDAAASLAGLRQRVRFEGQAAMELEFATARFSTDDAYPLALLDRAGRPVHSQARTPTPPSVDGSALGMERSRFLVDWQPLLEAIVNDLKGQTPCAAIAARFHNGLVEALIKVARQAAQEKVLLSGGCFQNCYLTERTIRRLREEGFRPYWHQRVPPNDGGISLGQVIAALRHRV, encoded by the coding sequence ATGCAGGCCGAATTCAATCCGGGAGATGGAATCGTGCGTCCGTCTGGACTGACCTTCAAAGGCGCAGGCGCCCGCGAAGGGCGGCTCCGGGTCTCGGTCCGTGGCGCCGTCCAAGGCGTTGGTTTTCGGCCTTTTATTTTCCGGCTGGCAACCGAACAGACCCTGCGAGGCTGGGTGAACAACTCGGCCCAGGGCGTCTTGATCGAAGTCGAAGGTCCCCGCGCACAGCTTGAAAGATTTCTCCTGCGCATTGAAACCGAGAAGCCCCCGCGCAGTTTCGTTCAGAGCCTTGAGGCCTCCTGGCTGGACCCGGCCGGCTATGGCTCGTTCGAAATCCGCCAGAGCGACTCGGTTGGACCCAGGACCGCTTTGGTTCTCCCCGATATCGCCACCTGCCCCGATTGCGCGCGGGAAATTTTTGACCCGGCCAACCGCCGTTACTTTTATCCATTCACCAATTGCACCAACTGCGGACCGCGCTTTAGCATCATCGAGTCGCTCCCTTACGACCGCGCGAACACCTCGATGAAGGCTTTCCGCATGTGCCCGCAATGCCAGGCCGAATACGAAGACCCGCGCGACCGGCGCTTTCATGCCCAGCCCAATGCCTGCCCGGTGTGCGGGCCGCGCATCGAGCTGTGGGACAAGGCGCGAAAGGTCCTCGGGCGCAGCAACCCCGCCCCCACCGGAGTGCGCCCGTCCTCGGGCGCAGCGCACCCCATTTCCCCTAATCCCACCCATGCAACTCTCGCGATGGCAGCCGACGCCATCCGTTCAGGGCAAATCCTGGCTCTAAAGGGCCTGGGTGGTTTTCACCTGCTTGTTGCGGCTCACGATGAAAGCGCTGTGGCCCGTTTGCGCGAGCTTAAACAGCGCGAAGAAAAGCCTTTCGCGCTGATATTCCCTTCCGTTGAGGCAGTAAAGACACAATGCGAAGTCGCCCCACTCGAAGAACGCCTCCTCCGTTCCCCCGAATGCCCGATTGTTTTGCTCCGGCGCCGGGGGCAGTTGGCGATGGACACACCGCCCTTGGCAGCGTCGATTGCCCCCCACAATCCGTATCTCGGGGTAATGCTCCCCTACACGCCACTGCATCATTTGCTTTTGGCCGTGCTGGGTTTTCCCATCGTTGCCACGAGCGGCAACCTGAGTGATGAGCCAATTTGCACCGACGAACACGACGCCCTGGAACGGCTGGGCAACGTGGCCGACTTGTTCCTGGTTCACAATCGCCCCATTGTCCGACACGTCGATGATTCCATCGCCCGTATCATGGCCGGACGCGAGTTGGTCCTGCGCCGAGCCCGGGGCTACGCCCCCCTGCCGATACAACTCCGCAGCGGGGCCTCGGCCAGTGTTCTGGGGGTCGGGGCGCACTTGAAAAATACCGTGGCGCTCTCCGTGGGGTCCCAGGTCTTCATCAGCCAGCACATCGGCGATTTGGAAACCGACCTTGCCTATCGCGCGTTTTGCGGCGTGATTGAAGATTTCGAAAGGCTGTACGGAACACTTCCCACAACCATCGCCGCAGACGAACATCCCGACTACCTCTCGACCCGGTTCGCTCGAGAACTCGTATCGACTGGTCCGAACGCAGCACCTGCGGGCGCATTACTGGGAGGACAGCGGGATGGACTAAACAGAGAGGAACCCCTCTCCCCGGCCCTCTCCGCTTCTAAAGAGGAGAGGGAGAATCCTCGGCAGTTTACGGTTGTAGCACATGTGGCAGACTCCCCTGTAGTTCCCCGCTATGTTGGCGTTCAACATCACCTCGCCCATATCCTTTCCTGCATGGCCGAAAACGACCTCGAACCGCCCCTCCTCGGGGTCTCCTGGGACGGCACCGGCTACGGACTCGACAACACGGTTTGGGGTGGTGAGTTTTTTGTGGTTCTGCAACCAGGCTCTGAACGGTTCGCACACCTGCGCCCCTTTCCCCTGCCAGGTGGGGAGCAAGCGGTTAAGGAACCGCGCCGGACGGCGCTTGGTCTGCTCTACGAGGCCTTTGGCGAGGCAGTTTTCGAAATGGGAGACTTGGCGCCCATCGCCTCTTTTTCCCCTGCAGAGCTGCGTTCGCTCAAGACCATGCTCAAGCGCAAGCTCAATTCACCTCGCACTTCCAGCGCCGGACGCCTCTTCGATGCTGCCGCTTCTCTCGCGGGCTTGCGACAGCGCGTTCGTTTTGAAGGCCAAGCCGCCATGGAACTTGAGTTTGCCACCGCCAGGTTCTCAACAGACGACGCTTACCCGTTGGCCCTCTTGGACCGGGCGGGACGCCCGGTCCACTCGCAGGCGAGGACGCCTACGCCACCCTCTGTCGATGGGTCCGCGCTGGGCATGGAGCGTTCGAGGTTTCTTGTGGATTGGCAGCCGTTATTGGAAGCGATTGTGAACGACCTCAAGGGACAAACCCCGTGCGCTGCAATCGCCGCCAGGTTCCACAATGGCCTCGTCGAGGCCCTCATCAAGGTTGCCCGGCAGGCCGCTCAAGAGAAGGTGCTCCTCTCGGGCGGCTGTTTCCAAAACTGTTACCTCACCGAACGGACCATTCGGCGTCTGCGGGAAGAGGGTTTTCGTCCTTATTGGCATCAGCGGGTACCGCCTAATGACGGTGGAATTTCTTTGGGCCAAGTCATTGCCGCCTTGCGGCATCGAGTGTAG
- a CDS encoding HypC/HybG/HupF family hydrogenase formation chaperone: protein MCLAVPGRITCISGEDALLRMGKIDFGGVLKEVSLAYVPEAKVGDYVIVHVGFALSRLDEEEANKVFEYLRQMEDLAELEDTGSAAPSGKPSG from the coding sequence ATGTGCCTTGCAGTCCCAGGAAGAATCACCTGCATCAGCGGAGAGGACGCCCTGTTGCGCATGGGCAAAATTGATTTTGGAGGCGTCCTCAAAGAAGTCAGCCTGGCTTATGTGCCTGAAGCCAAAGTAGGCGATTACGTCATTGTCCACGTCGGATTTGCCCTCAGTCGCCTCGATGAGGAGGAGGCCAACAAAGTGTTCGAGTATCTGCGCCAGATGGAGGATTTGGCCGAACTGGAGGACACCGGTTCGGCTGCTCCTTCCGGCAAACCGTCCGGTTGA
- the hypD gene encoding hydrogenase formation protein HypD — protein sequence MRFLDEYRDSEAAHKYANQLARITTRPWTLMEVCGGQTHAILKFGLDDLLPKGVSLIHGPGCPVCVTPLELIDKALEIASRPGVIFCSFGDMLRVPGSGMDLLGVKAKGGDVRIVYSPLDSVVLAEQNPSKQVVFFGVGFETTAPATAMAVYEAAMKGLKNFSLLVSHVLVPPALEAILSAPDCRVQAFLAAGHVCTVMGYEEYKPIAHKYRVPIVVTGFEPLDILQGVLMCIQQLEAGRAEVENQYSRSVRQEGNVSAQRLIREVFRIVPRKWRGLGEIPSSGLGVSAAYGAFDAEERFGLAGLSVQEPAECLSGLVLQGKLKPHECPAFGARCTPEHPMGATMVSSEGACAAYYHYRREPAPV from the coding sequence ATGCGTTTTCTGGATGAATACCGGGACAGCGAAGCGGCGCATAAATATGCGAACCAGCTTGCTCGCATCACCACGCGGCCCTGGACTCTCATGGAGGTGTGCGGCGGCCAGACCCATGCCATCCTCAAATTCGGCCTCGACGACTTATTGCCCAAGGGGGTTTCTCTTATTCATGGTCCGGGTTGCCCGGTTTGCGTTACACCACTCGAACTGATTGACAAGGCGCTGGAAATTGCCTCTCGGCCAGGAGTGATCTTTTGCTCGTTCGGCGACATGTTGCGTGTGCCCGGCAGCGGCATGGACCTATTAGGGGTAAAGGCAAAAGGGGGTGATGTGCGCATCGTCTATTCGCCTCTGGATTCGGTTGTGCTGGCTGAGCAGAATCCATCGAAACAAGTCGTCTTCTTCGGCGTCGGCTTCGAGACGACGGCGCCCGCAACCGCTATGGCCGTCTATGAGGCCGCGATGAAAGGCTTGAAGAATTTTTCCCTGCTGGTCTCGCATGTGCTGGTCCCGCCCGCGCTTGAAGCCATCCTGAGCGCGCCGGATTGCCGGGTGCAGGCCTTCCTCGCCGCCGGCCATGTCTGCACGGTCATGGGTTACGAGGAATACAAGCCCATCGCGCACAAGTACCGGGTGCCGATTGTGGTGACTGGCTTTGAACCGCTGGACATCCTGCAAGGGGTGCTGATGTGCATCCAGCAACTCGAGGCGGGCCGGGCGGAAGTGGAAAATCAATACAGCCGGTCAGTGCGCCAGGAAGGCAATGTCTCGGCGCAGCGGCTCATCCGTGAAGTGTTCCGAATCGTTCCTCGAAAATGGCGCGGTCTGGGGGAAATCCCCTCGAGCGGTCTGGGGGTGAGTGCGGCCTACGGAGCATTCGATGCGGAGGAGAGGTTCGGCTTGGCGGGTCTTTCGGTTCAGGAACCGGCTGAGTGCCTGAGCGGGCTGGTTTTGCAGGGCAAACTCAAGCCGCACGAGTGCCCCGCCTTTGGCGCGCGCTGCACCCCCGAACATCCGATGGGCGCCACGATGGTTTCCTCCGAAGGCGCCTGCGCCGCCTATTACCACTATCGGCGCGAACCGGCGCCGGTTTGA
- the hypE gene encoding hydrogenase expression/formation protein HypE produces the protein MANTLEFALSCPFPIQNYPNILLAHGGGGKLMHQLIGKMFLPAFRNPLLESQHDSSVFQIGTNRLALTTDSYVVHPLFFPGGDLGSLAVHGTVNDLAMSGARPLYLSAAFIIEEGLPMNTLWEIVSSMQRAATKANVQIITGDTKVVDKGKGDGLFINTGGVGLVEHSLTIAPQSVRPGDAILVNGDVGRHGMAIMAVREGLEFESAIESDSAPLADLVLSLLSTGIQVHCLRDLTRGGLTSVLNEIAEGAGLAIQIEEKPVPVREDVRAACEILGLDPFHVACEGRLAAFVPEKDAERALEALRAHPAGQGACRIGTVTSERSRKVLLKSIIGAQRILDMASGEQLPRIC, from the coding sequence ATGGCCAATACGCTCGAATTCGCTCTCTCGTGTCCGTTCCCCATCCAAAACTATCCCAATATCCTGCTTGCCCACGGCGGGGGCGGCAAACTCATGCACCAGCTTATTGGCAAGATGTTCCTTCCCGCTTTCCGCAATCCGCTTTTGGAATCACAGCACGACTCCAGCGTGTTTCAAATCGGAACCAACCGGTTGGCTCTCACGACCGACTCCTATGTAGTCCATCCATTGTTCTTCCCCGGAGGCGATCTCGGCTCCCTGGCAGTCCACGGCACCGTCAACGACCTGGCCATGAGCGGCGCGCGTCCGCTTTATCTCAGCGCGGCGTTCATCATCGAGGAAGGCCTGCCAATGAATACCCTGTGGGAAATCGTCTCGTCCATGCAACGCGCGGCAACCAAGGCAAACGTCCAAATCATCACTGGGGACACCAAGGTGGTCGATAAAGGAAAAGGCGACGGCCTTTTTATCAACACCGGCGGCGTTGGCCTGGTCGAGCACTCGCTGACCATCGCCCCGCAGAGCGTGCGGCCCGGAGACGCCATCCTCGTTAATGGCGACGTCGGCCGGCACGGCATGGCGATTATGGCCGTGCGCGAGGGCCTGGAATTTGAGAGCGCCATCGAAAGCGACTCCGCCCCACTTGCTGACCTGGTGCTCTCCCTTCTGAGCACGGGCATCCAGGTCCATTGCCTGCGCGACCTCACGCGCGGCGGGCTGACCAGCGTCTTGAACGAAATCGCCGAGGGAGCAGGTTTGGCTATTCAAATTGAAGAAAAACCAGTCCCAGTGCGTGAAGACGTGCGGGCCGCTTGCGAAATACTTGGGCTGGACCCTTTCCATGTTGCCTGCGAAGGGCGTTTGGCCGCCTTTGTGCCTGAGAAGGACGCCGAGCGCGCTTTGGAGGCGCTTCGGGCCCATCCCGCCGGACAAGGCGCGTGCCGCATCGGGACAGTCACCAGCGAGCGTTCACGCAAGGTCCTGCTCAAGAGCATCATCGGCGCCCAGCGCATCCTGGATATGGCCAGCGGTGAACAGCTCCCACGGATTTGTTGA